In the Hordeum vulgare subsp. vulgare chromosome 7H, MorexV3_pseudomolecules_assembly, whole genome shotgun sequence genome, one interval contains:
- the LOC123406984 gene encoding uncharacterized protein LOC123406984 has protein sequence MAAKVASPLPFRRDLRGPLGRRSPRCGLPGALAGLGWRDGSRRLVAPPWPARARGRNNRSDRRRGAATMDEDERAEESEEADAVLIVDGEEDDDEFGDDDLSGFRGLVLDLSYRPVNVVCWKRAICLEFMEKADVLEYYDQTVSSPRGSFYIPAVLRVPQLLQVVKRRRVKHCLSRKNILFRDGFSCQYCSSEDDLTIDHVIPASRGGKWEWENLVTACSRCNSRKGNKTLLQANMKLRKIPKGPKEFDIIAVPLTKSAFRTIRRRHGLPEEWLQYLAGSSP, from the exons ATGGCGGCCAAGGTGGCGTCCCCGCTCCCGTTCCGCCGCGACCTGCGTGGCCCGCTCGGCCGGCGGTCGCCGAGGTGCGGGCTGCCCGGCGCGCTGGCCGGGCTGGGCTGGCGCGACGGCTCCCGCAGGCTCGTGGCGCCGCCGTGGCCCGCGCGTGCGCGGGGGCGGAACAACCGGTCCGACAGACGGCGGGGCGCCGCCACCATGGATGAAGACGAGCGCGCCGAGGAGTCGGAGGAGGCGGATGCCGTGCTGATCgtcgacggcgaggaggatgatGACGAGTTCGGCGACGACGATCTGTCCGGGTTCCGGGGGCTCGTTCTTGATCTCTCCTACAG GCCTGTCAATGTCGTCTGCTGGAAGCGCGCGATCTGCCTGGAGTTCATGGAGAAG GCCGATGTTCTGGAGTACTACGATCAGACGGTCTCTTCTCCCAGGGGGTCCTTCTACATCCCCGCGGTTCTCAGG GTTCCACAGCTACTGCAAGTTGTAAAGAGGAGGAGAGTCAAGCACTGCCTTAGCCGGAAAAACATACTCTTCAGGGATGGATTCAGTTGCCA GTATTGCTCTTCTGAAGATGACCTCACGATTGATCATGTCATCCCGGCCTCGCGTGGCGGCAAATGGGAATGGGAGAACTTG GTGACTGCATGCTCTAGATGCAACTCCAGGAAGGGTAACAAGACGCTGCTGCAAGCAAACATGAAGCTACGCAAGATCCCCAAG GGGCCTAAGGAATTCGACATCATCGCGGTGCCCTTGACGAAATCCGCCTTCAGGACGATCAGGAGGAGGCACGGCCTGCCTGAAGAGTGGCTGCAGTACCTTGCCGGCTCATCGCCATGA